The Bradyrhizobium barranii subsp. barranii genome segment TGCCCATGGCCTCGCTCAGAACAATAATGTCGGCCGGAGAGACGGCGTCGCCCTCGATCTGTTCACTCATCAAATCGCGGTTACCGGTTCGCTCAACCCGGCCCCGCCGTTTCCTGCTTTAAGGTATCGACAGCAGTTCGGCTCAACCGGAATACCCCGCGGCCACGAGCGAGCGGCTGATAAGCCGAGCTGGCACGGGTGTTGAGGACATCGAACCACCCGTTCGGAGTGAGCTTCCCTGGACGCTGGTCGATTTGTATCACCCGCCCATTCGGGGCGAAGCGGACGTGGATGATGATTTGTTGCAAGCTCATACCGATTCCTTATTTTGGCCGCTTACGATCACGAGCTGACACCCGACAAGCTCGACTGTAATGTGGTCGATTTCGAATATCTTAGCGGGACTCCTTCACGTGATTGCAGATGCGCGTCGTAGCACTGCTCGACCATGCGACACCACTCCAAGACATCATCGGTAGGCTTGCACAGCACTGCGCCGTATTCGGCCGGCTCATTGCTCACGGCCCAACATTCCTTTGGCCAATGCGATCCCGGTCGCCCGCGTTGAGTGTCGAACTCACGCATCACGCCCCGCCCGCGGCGCAGCTGGACAAAGGGACCCATGCCGTCGCTATCGGCAGCAAGCAGCCGTTCGATCTCGATCAATTCCTCGGTCGTGATCGCCATCGTCGTTCTTCTATCCTCGGGGACGGTGGTCCTTCATTGCCAGAACAGGCGCTCAGGATCCGCATTCAATTCGTCGATTGCAGGGATCAAGCGATGATAGAGGCTGTAAAATTCCCAGACTCCCCCCGCATGATTTTTGCGAAACAGCTTCCAGATCCCGGTCACGCCATCATAAAGGATCAGCGCGACATCGACGAGCGCGCCATCCTTGTCGATATTGCGCGAGCAGCAGGGACTCTCGATGCAGTAGCCGCCCCACACGGGCGTCACGTTTGGCGAGACGTAGAGATAGCGCTTCCGCGCGCTCAAGCCGCGTTCGATCCGTTTGCGATCAAGCTCGTTGGGATGACGCGCCAACCCCGGTTTTACTTTCCTCATCAGTGCGGAATTCATGATGAAAGCCTCCCTTCAATGCCTTTTGATGTTCTCTTGAACTCCAGCAGATGAGCAGCTCCTCACCAAAATCAACGATAAAGATAGGCTCATGCGCTTTGTTGTTGAGAGTATCGATGACGGTCTGGCGGCTCGGCCTGGCGGCGAGCGAAGCTCCGTCCGTCTCCGTATCGACCGATGAGCGGTGCTTGATCAGGTCGGCTGTCGGCTTACCCCGCTGGCCCCACCAATATTTTGGAAAACCTCGCTGAGTCATGACTCCTCCGGTAGTGGCAAATCATCGACCTCCTCGCCTGCATCCACTGGCTCAAGTTCCTTGCGTTTCATGCCAACGCGGTAGCCGCTTTCCAAAAATTCCACGCCGTAGATGTAGAATTGCTGCAAGAACGTGCCGATCGAGACGACGTAGCCCACCTCCCCCTTCTTGACCAAGACGTCTCCGATCTCCTTGCCGGGATAGGTGCCATCATTCCGGATGACGCGATTGGCGCGAAGCTTTTGGCCAAAGCTGAAGGCGGGTGGGTCGCTTAGCTCGACGGCGTCGCTATCCCGGAGAATTCTGTTCATATTTCGCTCCTCATGCACCGACGGCGCGGGGGCACGCCGAGGGGACACTCTGCTCCGCATCACGAGGCGCCCTCGAGCGCCGAAATGTCGCCAGGCTGTGCTGCCCGCCAGCAACAGCCCCATCGCAGGAATCCAGAGCGGCCACCGTCCGTAAGAGCAGACGCCGGCGCCTGCGGAGCCGCCAGTTCGCAGCGCGACGTTTGGGACGTGTTCAGCACCAGCGATTGCATTGCCGGTCAGGCTCCACACTTCAGACGGGCGCCTGGTAGCGAGGCAAGGCCCTGTCAACCACGCAGGTGTTGTCGACCGGACAGGCAGCGGCACATTGCGGTTCGTCAAAATGCCCCACGCATTCGCTGCATTTCGCCGCTTCAATGACAAAGTTTCCCCCCTTCTCCGAAATAGCAACGTTCGGGCATAAAGGCTCGCAAGCTGAGCAGCTCGTGCACTGCGAGGCGATGATTTTGAATGGCACATATTCCTCCTTACGCCGCAGAGATCCGATCTCCAGGCCAACGCGGGGGCACGCCGCGCTGCACATGCTGGATCTCCCCGCGCTTTACTTTGCCGACATAGGCCCTGAACCAAGCGATCGTCGACTTCTCAATGTACTCATAGGCGAATTGATCGACCGGCTCGATCCCAGCCTTGATCAGGCCGCTCTTGGGGCAGCCGCCGATCTTAGCCACGAAGACCGCGTGGCAGTCACGGATGTCGCGCATGATCACGGATAGCCTATCTTCCTCGCCATAGCCGGCCTGGCAGTAACCCTCCACACGACGTAGCCCGACGAACTTGGCGCCGGATGTGGAGAGCTCGTACAGTTGGAATTCATTTGCATGTCCAAAGTGCTCGTTGATCAATCCCGAGCCCTTAGTTGCGACGGCTACTAGAACAGTGATCGCGCTCATCTCTCCGGAGACTCCCGCCAACTCCTTTTGACCGGCCGCGACTTTGGAGACGCGCTCATTCTCTACCCTTTTTTGATAAGCCTTGCGCATCTCCAGGTCATAATGGACGTCCATTTTCATCACCTGATCACTGGTGAACTCCGCGCTGCGATCCTCGCCGAGTAGACCGACCGCATCAGCGCGGCACTGCCGGCAATGCCGCATCATGTTTATCTTCCCTTCGCAAGCATCTTGCAGCGTCTTCAATTCTTGAGCCGTCGGACCGCGCTGACCGTTGAGGCCAAATGCTGTTCCGTGCTCGGGTACGGAGATCAGCGGCATGATATTGTGAAGGAAGGCACCGCGCGACGTGACCGCCTTGTTGACCTCGACCAGGTGGTCATCATTGATATTGGGGATCATCACCGAGTTGATCTTGCACAAAATGCCCCGTTCGCTAAGCATCTCGAGCCCTTGAAGCTGGCGATTGGTGAGTATCCTTGCCGCCTCGATGCCGGTGTATCGCTTGTGGTTGAAGAAGATCCATGGATAAATCTTGGCTCCGATTTCAGGATCGACCATGTTGATGGTGATGGTGACGTGGTCAACTTTGGCCCTCACGATGGTATCGACATAGTCTGGCAGCGCTAGTCCGTTGGTTGACAGACACAGCTTGATGTCAGGAGCAGCCTCGGTGACCAACGCGAGCGTTTTGAACGTCTTTGCTGGATTGGCCAGGGCATCGCCGGGACCAGCGATGCCAAGTACCGTCATCTGCGGAATGGTCGTCGCGACCGCGATCACTTTTCTCACTGCCTGCTCAGGGGTGAGCTTCTCGCTCACCACACCCGGACGCGATTCATTGGCGCAGTCGTATTTTCGGTTGCAGTAATTGCACTGGATATTGCAGGCAGGTGCGACCGCGACATGCATGCGAGCGTAATGATGGTGCGCATCCTCGCTGTAACAGGGATGGTTTTTCACCCTTTCCCAGATTTCGACCGGCAGATCGCCTCGGCCGGCCTGCGAGCCGCAGCTCGCCCGCCCGGTCTTCGCCGAAGCGCGGCAGCCCTTATGCTCGGTTATGGACTGCATGATCTTCCCGCTATTGACCGCTGCTTTGATATATTTTCCGCGCTCCACGACCGAGATCACTCCCCTGCAAGCATCGACGCCCACAGATCATCCTAGAGCGCGCTTCAGGAAGATTAGCAACTTGCATGCCGTGGCGAGGATGATGCGAATGCAACCACAGTACACCGAGTAGGCGCAGCGATAGCGTTGGCACTTGCAAGACAGCAATGATGAGCTTGTTGGCAAAGCGACAGATGCGTCGCCATTCTCACTCGGGGCTCCATCTCGTGTGCTTTTCACTCTCGCGGGGCTCGCCCCGATCCAGCTCATCTGAACGGGCTTTCGCGCGCTGCCGCTCTCAATTGGCCCGATCCGAACTGGGGAAGCCGGACATCATAAGGCCAATACTAGGGCAACACGCGTCCGAATATGACAGGCAGCAATGAGGGCCAAAGATGATGGTGCAATCGCCT includes the following:
- a CDS encoding DUF3024 domain-containing protein, with translation MNSALMRKVKPGLARHPNELDRKRIERGLSARKRYLYVSPNVTPVWGGYCIESPCCSRNIDKDGALVDVALILYDGVTGIWKLFRKNHAGGVWEFYSLYHRLIPAIDELNADPERLFWQ
- a CDS encoding nitrogen fixation protein NifZ, with the protein product MNRILRDSDAVELSDPPAFSFGQKLRANRVIRNDGTYPGKEIGDVLVKKGEVGYVVSIGTFLQQFYIYGVEFLESGYRVGMKRKELEPVDAGEEVDDLPLPEES
- a CDS encoding 4Fe-4S binding protein, whose translation is MPFKIIASQCTSCSACEPLCPNVAISEKGGNFVIEAAKCSECVGHFDEPQCAAACPVDNTCVVDRALPRYQAPV
- the nifB gene encoding nitrogenase cofactor biosynthesis protein NifB, whose protein sequence is MQSITEHKGCRASAKTGRASCGSQAGRGDLPVEIWERVKNHPCYSEDAHHHYARMHVAVAPACNIQCNYCNRKYDCANESRPGVVSEKLTPEQAVRKVIAVATTIPQMTVLGIAGPGDALANPAKTFKTLALVTEAAPDIKLCLSTNGLALPDYVDTIVRAKVDHVTITINMVDPEIGAKIYPWIFFNHKRYTGIEAARILTNRQLQGLEMLSERGILCKINSVMIPNINDDHLVEVNKAVTSRGAFLHNIMPLISVPEHGTAFGLNGQRGPTAQELKTLQDACEGKINMMRHCRQCRADAVGLLGEDRSAEFTSDQVMKMDVHYDLEMRKAYQKRVENERVSKVAAGQKELAGVSGEMSAITVLVAVATKGSGLINEHFGHANEFQLYELSTSGAKFVGLRRVEGYCQAGYGEEDRLSVIMRDIRDCHAVFVAKIGGCPKSGLIKAGIEPVDQFAYEYIEKSTIAWFRAYVGKVKRGEIQHVQRGVPPRWPGDRISAA